A single window of Aspergillus flavus chromosome 4, complete sequence DNA harbors:
- a CDS encoding putative 5-AMP-activated protein kinase, whose amino-acid sequence MVQSSHEKIVGIEQKVDETHLRQQEEQKQKIFSWLGAQQFREQHVAILESVQSGTGVWFINHEVIKAWLEGKTSFVWCPGLPGAGKTRLMSIVIDALEQEPKSRDSLHTYIYCNYARRAEQSPTAILSSLLLQVLQRSEREAIPPEVLSLYEAHRKYGTRLTLKELTGLLAKLTQRLKTLFVVIDALDECAVSDEEALNIVSTIRSIGSNTVVMCSSRFSTTFESHFASSERVEILAQDEDITAFLDAQIDQQPRLSKHVRVDPALRQEIIDSITGECQGMFLLAKLHLESLSTKINRKAVRLALRTLPTTLDDTYSEALQRIYDQPVDIAELAELVLLWLVCARQRLTVMQLQHLYATLGLLGEEALEDDDLPDGDILTAACGGLITVDTESRVIHVIHYTVQQYLERTLGQKLVAARMNLTKACLTYLTLPNFSSGICTSDAAMSQRLVQFPFLEYAAKQWGSDISLLPHDKIMPHVNQLLSNPTAVEVANQAWSLSEARNFNWSQEFPRNIPAIVLTAAFDVSSILQYMVADGHEIEDSGTDKETALIRAATFGQEKNVRALLNLGAAVDAKDYMNETALQKAARNGHVGVIRVLVNGGAGVNIKGSSNWTPLMSAVSSGNIDAVRLLTEAGADLMTETVWGDSALSMAVRSGQEAIAALLADCGAVMPHGLEGRRAFDLASRRGLQNLVRRLTIDYEAVAGKTLKRQSTRVMTGLLEALEGTQHENRLDSQIDAKAYDVISFGDFMENYDIKTGFYQRYTVHEQLGRGHFTTVYRCSDKVTGLIFAVKVFRRPESVINSAWVWASQEIDLLHNLRKYRHPNILNIIDVFVDFESNSIHLVTSLASEGDLFNIIVSKEKFTQAETRTIFNQLLSAIQFLHEHGWVHRDIKPENILVMDKDLTIQLGDFGIAKQIQAEAKVNSLPTTLCGTPSYVAPEILVHHSKRKYGFGVDIWSSNVVLYICLCGFPPFSDELYTKESPYTLTQQIRTGRYDYPSPYWDPMADSALDLIDRMLTVDPDQRLSAPECLSHAWMRDEPWTDSNSVSRMQDAVAGMNIYNSSALDEAKTPEATLGSKGLAKNKEPDP is encoded by the exons ATGGTGCAATCGTCGCATGAGAAAATAGTTGGCATTGAGCAAAAGGTCGACGAAACTCACTTGCGacagcaagaagaacagaagcagAAAATCTTTTCTTGGCTCGGTGCTCAGCAATTCCGCGAACAGCACGTCGCTATCCTGGAAAGTGTCCAATCAGGGACCGGTGTCTGGTTCATCAACCACGAGGTCATCAAAGCTTGGCTTGAGGGCAAGACCAGCTTTGTCTGGTGCCCAGGACTCC CTGGTGCTGGCAAAACCCGACTAAT GTCCATCGTAATTGATGCTCTTGAGCAGGAACCAAAATCCAGGGATAGCCTCCACACATACATCTACTGCAACTATGCACGCCGAGCGGAGCAGTCCCCTACTGCTATTCTGTCAAGTCTTCTCCTGCAGGTACTCCAACGCTCCGAAAGAGAGGCAATACCGCCCGAAGTGCTCTCACTCTACGAAGCACACAGAAAGTATGGAACCCGCCTTACATTGAAAGAGCTAACAGGTCTGTTGGCGAAATTGACGCAACGATTGAAGACACTTTTCGTTGTCATAGACGCGCTCGACGAGTGTGCGGTGTCCGATGAGGAGGCTCTTAACATTGTGTCCACCATTCGTTCCATTGGCTCCAACACAGTGGTTATGTGCAGCTCGCGGTTCTCAACCACTTTTGAGTCGCACTTTGCTTCTAGCGAAAGAGTAGAGATCCTTGCGCAGGATGAGGACATTACTGCCTTCTTGGACGCACAGATCGACCAACAGCCCAGGCTGTCCAAGCACGTCCGAGTGGACCCAGCCTTGCGCCAGGAGATCATCGATTCTATCACCGGGGAATGTCAGGGAAT GTTTCTGCTCGCCAAGCTCCATCTTGAGTCCCTTTCCACCAAGATCAATCGAAAGGCAGTGCGGTTGGCCCTACGCACTCTGCCCACAACTTTGGATGATACATACTCGGAAGCCCTGCAAAGGATTTATGATCAACCCGTAGATATTGCGGAGCTGGCCGAGCTCGTCCTCCTCTGGCTTGTTTGTGCCCGTCAAAGACTGACGGTCATGCAGTTACAGCACCTGTACGCCACTTTGGGGCTGCTAGGAGAAGAGGCCTTAGAAGATGACGATTTACCCGACGGTGACATCCTGACCGCGGCGTGTGGAGGCCTGATTACCGTCGATACCGAGTCACGGGTGATTCACGTAATTCACTACACCGTCCAGCAATATCTCGAACGGACGCTCGGTCAGAAGCTTGTGGCTGCAAGAATGAACCTCACCAAAGCCTGCCTGACGTACTTGACGCTTCCAAACTTCTCGTCAGGTATCTGTACAAGTGATGCGGCAATGTCCCAGCGTTTGGTTCAGTTCCCGTTTCTCGAATACGCCGCCAAGCAATGGGGCTCGGACATCAGTCTGTTACCTCACGACAAGATTATGCCGCATGTGAATCAGTTGTTGTCTAATCCAACAGCGGTCGAAGTGGCGAACCAGGCATGGAGCCTTTCCGAAGCTCGCAATTTTAACTGGAGCCAGGAATTCCCCCGTAACATCCCGGCCATCGTCCTCACCGCGGCATTTGACGTTTCCTCGATACTTCAGTACATGGTGGCAGATGGCCATGAGATTGAAGACAGTGGAACTGACAAAGAGACGGCTCTGATTCGTGCAGCGACATTCGGCCAAGAGAAAAATGTACGGGCTCTTCTAAACCTAGGGGCAGCAGTCGACGCCAAAGACTACATGAACGAAACTGCTCTGCAAAAAGCCGCTCGAAACGGACATGTAGGAGTTATACGTGTCCTGGTGAATGGAGGCGCCGGCGTCAATATCAAAGGATCCTCCAACTGGACCCCACTCATGTCTGCTGTATCCAGCGGCAATATCGACGCTGTTCGCTTGCTTACTGAAGCCGGCGCCGATCTAATGACAGAGACGGTATGGGGCGATTCAGCCCTGAGTATGGCTGTTCGAAGTGGCCAGGAAGCCATCGCTGCCCTTCTGGCTGACTGTGGCGCTGTCATGCCGCACGGACTGGAGGGTCGCCGTGCTTTTGATCTTGCTTCTCGGAGAGGATTACAGAATTTAGTCCGACGTCTGACAATTGATTACGAGGCAGTTGCCGGAAAGACTTTAAAGCGCCAATCAACTCGGGTAATGACCGGATTACTCGAAGCTCTCGAAGGAACACAGCACGAAAATCGGCTTGATTCCCAAATAGACGCCAAAGCGTATGACGTGATCTCCTTTGGAGACTTTATGGAGAACTACGATATCAAGACTGGCTTCTATCAGCGGTACACCGTACACGAGCAATTAGGAAGGGGTCATTTTACTACTGTGTATCGCTGCTCTGACAAAGTAACAGGCCTTATATTTGCGGTAAAGGTTTTCAGGCGACCAGAGTCCGTTATTAACTCTGCCTGGGTGTGGGCGTCTCAGGAAATAGACTTGTTACACAACCTTCGCAAGTACAGGCATCCAAACATATTGAATATCATAGATGTATTCGTCGATTTTGAGAGCAATTCGATCCACCTCGTCACCAGTTTGGCTTCGGAGGGGgatctcttcaacatcataGTGTCAAAAGAAAAGTTCACCCAGGCCGAAACACGAACAATATTCAACCAGTTACTATCGGCTATTCAATTTCTA CACGAGCATGGGTGGGTCCATCGTGACATCAAACCCGAGAATATCTTGGTTATGGATAAGGACCTTACGATTCAGTTGGGAGACTTTGGGATAGCAAAGCAGATACAGGCCGAGGCAAAAGTCAATTCCTTGCCCACGACGTTGTGTGGAACTCCGAGCT ACGTGGCCCCGGAAATTCTTGTGCACCACAGCAAACGCAAATACGGGTTTGGAGTGGACATTTGGTCCTCTAATGTTGTTCTGTACATCTGTCTGTGTGGATTCCCTCCATTCTCCGACGAGCTTTACACCAAGGAAAGCCCCTACACTCTCACGCAACAGATCCGGACGGGCAGATATGACTACCCATCACCCTATTGGGATCCGATGGCAGATTCGGCGTTGGATCTCATAGATCGGATGCTAACTGTGGATCCGGACCAGCGATTGTCTGCCCCAGAGTGCCTATCCCACGCGTGGATGCGCGATGAACCCTGGACGGATTCAAATAGCGTTAGCCGCATGCAGGACGCCGTCGCTGGAATGAATATTTACAACAGTTCTGCCCTTGATGAAGCCAAAACTCCAGAGGCAACACTTGGTAGCAAAGGCCTAGCGAAGAATAAAGAGCCGGACCCATAG
- a CDS encoding putative ankyrin repeat-containing protein yields the protein MSSKHCTQQAIRHSMLLALQRSQREVITLVLQHPRINTEVRDDNDRTMLFLAAAGGHVEEVKLLIKHGSSLDARDRRNSTPFTIAMRNGHEAVLEYLAGITSNPVNFEDRVLNYNLFSWARKSGNAGLIELIHRHARKAAIAIPEGEDITHRSPAPVTVDRAP from the exons ATGAGCTCCAAACATTGTACTCAACAGGCTATTAGACATAGCAT GCTTCTGGCTCTACAGAGGTCGCAAAGAGAGGTTATCACACTCGTTTTGCAGCATCCGCGAATCAACACCGAGGTTCGCGACGACAATGACCGCACCATGCTCTTCCTCGCTGCGGCCGGAGGCCATGTCGAGGAAGTAAAGCTTTTAATTAAACATGGATCCTCGCTGGATGCTAGGGACCGGCGGAACTCTACGCCATTCACGATTGCTATGCGGAATGGGCACGAAGCGGTGTTGGAATATCTAGCAGGCATCACTTCGAACCCGGTCAACTTTGAGGATAGAGTGCTGaactataatttattctcGTGGGCTAGAAAAAGCGGAAACGCTGGGTTAATAGAGCTAATCCATCGTCATGCGCGGAAAGCGGCTATCGCAATcccagaaggagaagataTTACACACCGCAGTCCAGCTCCAGTCACCGTAGATAGGGCCCCATGA